The Apus apus isolate bApuApu2 chromosome 1, bApuApu2.pri.cur, whole genome shotgun sequence nucleotide sequence ttttaatattctaaTAAAAATTCAAGCACAAGAGTGGCAAAAAGATCAGCTTAATGGGGCAGAGGGTGAAAGGtggaaattttctttctgaaagataCTGTTTACTTTAGACTACCAACTTGATAGGCTCAACATCAACCTCAGGAAGTGTCCTTAATGCCCTCTTGGCATCCTTTgcaaagaaacatgaaaacataAAGCTACCCTTGAGAGGGCCCTTCAAAAATCTTGGCACAAAAAAACAGGGAGGacacagtgacagaaaacacaAGTGACTCTGCCTAGCCAGTTAGCAAATGTTGCTGCAAGCTGTTAAAGTTAGGTAAAGAAAACCTGTAGGGAGGGAAATCCACGTGTGATGTTTAATACAACTTATCTGTACATGGCATGTACCATACACATGAAGGAACAAATAAGTCTTAAGTTAGAATTTAGTTCTCCACTGCCTTTAAATGAATTTAAGTGTTCCTGTGTGGACTAGaattataatatatttttatacctGAATTTCATCACGTTCTTTTTTATCTGGAATTGCTCTGGCTTCTGTGgcatatttttcaaaaactttACGCTCCCTTTGCAGTtttttcaattccttttttttatattcttctaTTTCAGCCAGTTCTTGGGCTTTCTGCTGTTGAAAGTCTGCAATTTCTTTCCTATAATTACGAAACAAAGTTGTCGCTTTAGCCCAAAACTACTTCAAATCTAgattttaaggaagaaaatttagACTGAATTTGTGGTCACTGATTCCAATCTAGCATCTGTTAGAGATGAAGACTTACCTATATATGGTATTACTTTTATGAAAGAAGTAAGAATTGTCACACAGCTAGTGTTTGAAGTCCaacaatttctatttttatatcttCTAGTCACAAGTTATACTGAATTTAACAAAGTTTAGGCTAAAATCTTTCAACATTCTTCAAAGCAGTAGAACACCATTCCCTCAACAGCACTGGGGAAACGAATCTGCTAGCAGCAGGAAGTCAAAAATTaaacatcacagaatggtttgggttggaagggaccttagcCACCGACATGATGATGtttccaaacaaaactaaagTGACTTTGTTAGGAACATGTGTGCCACATTTAAGTGATAAGAGATAATTATTCAGCTCTATATGTCAATTAGAAGTCCCCCaattcaaatgaaaacattcttGGTACACACAAACATCCAACCCAAAGGAAGAGCATCAGTCACATTAGCATAAAGATCAGTTTTACAAGACCAATTTAGGAGTCTATAATTGCTCAGAGCAGAAGTATACAAATCCTTCCAAGTACAGCCTTTAAGGATATTATACTAAATTAGCAGAGATTCTTAGTGTTATAATTCATGTGCGAGTAATAATTGCAGCTTAAAATATACACAGAGCAACAACCGATTTCTTGACCGATGTTCTCCACTGTAACTGAAACACCAATTATTTACCTGTGCTGTTGGTAACTGAGCAATGTGATAGTCTGGAACATCCTATGTAAGTGAACACAGCAAAATGTTTCAATGAAAAGTTACCTGATACTTGCTAAGGCATGCTCTCTTTCTTCACGGAGTTTAGTTAGAGTTGTGTTTTCAGCTCTGAACCTCTCTATTTCAGTTTCCAATTCAGCGAGTCTCTCTCTCAGTACTTGGGATGGAACAGTGTTCCCTGTTAAAAGAACAGTCAGATGCAAGTTATCTAAGAAGCATCCATAAGACTGAAGTAAACAATTATTGCACAgcagttaataaataaataaataatccaagTGATGCTACTTCTGATAGTAATTCTACAAAAAAGTCCTACTAttgaaatttgcattttaaagcattctGCACTATTTATTCAACTACATCAAATACTGAGAGTATCTATTATCTTTGTAAATGTATATTAGGAATGAGGATGTGAAGGGCTTCATGTCAAGCTAGAGAAATCAAATAAAGGTCGAAGGACCAAGCATCAAACAGGGAAGTTCACAGTTTTAAGTTTTTCCAAGTTTCATTCACAGCAAAGTCGGCTCACACCCATCACCCGTCTATTGCTGAGGGCACCGATAGGATTTGGGGCTTTTCTGACATCCTAGTTTCCTGTTCAGTCACTATTTAGCACTCCCAGTGTTTGAACAGTCCTATTCTGAGCATTCAAGAGAAAAGCCTAAAAACTGATGTTGCAGTGTAGGTTACCTTACTCACCTACTCACAGTAAGTTATCTTACTCACCCCCTTAAATGCTGTGAGATTCAattaaaaagccctaccccTCTTCCCACAAACATCTCACAAGCATCCTTAGACAACCCTACCAAACCAGTTCTCCACAAAACACTATGCAAAAGTAGCAGCTTTTATATGAAGTTCTCACAAAAACTTAAAATCCTAAACATTCACTGGAGCAGAGCTTGAAACCAGGATCCCACTGCCTTACGGAGAAGAGATTCAAATACTAGGCTATGCCATTATGCTTTcactgaaaaactgcatttttcatgaTCTCATGTAAGTGCAACAACTTCAACAGGAGCTTTAAGAGGCATTCCTTCCCCAGAATATAATCGTAAGGTCAAAATCAACTTgggcaaagcagaaaaaatgcacCCAGGTTTCCCATATTCCACATAAATGCTCTAGATAGTATACTGCTGTCAGAAAATACAGACAGGGCTAACACCTCCTTATTGCACAGCATTACCCTACTGTGGTGTAAATGCACACTGTCACTGGAAAGGGACGTAACACTTCATTTTCAGCATGCCTTTGACACTTCCCTTGATTTGGAAACAGGGATTAAGCAGCTCCAGATCAAGTTAGTTCAGTGAGCTGATCTGATAGAAAACTAgcctccaggaaaaaaaaaaaaaaaaaaaaatctaactgaTTGTACTCATTCTGCAAGCTGCATAATTGTTAGATCTGACATCAGACATGCAACCAGGAGAGGAAATGAAAGGTGAGGATAGGGCCATTCCCTGCAGCAGATGTCTATACTTACACCCTTTGGGGTCATGTCAGCTGGCAGCCTAGTTAGAAAGAAAGATTTGTAATACACATCATCTTCAACATTTCCTACCAGTTGTTGTTTTCTCCACTCCTGGCTCCTGTTCCACGTGGGGTTTGGCTTCCCGCTCTGAAGGGCAGCCTGCCTTCTGCTTCGGTTTCAGTGACGGAAACAGCTTCATCATCAGGTTTGATACAGGAGGACCATTTGAATCACTGTCTGCTGCAGACTCTTTGGACATTTCATCTCCCCTCTTTGAGGCAACTTTTCTCTTTATTGTTTTATCTGGTAGAGTTGTATCATTCTTACTGGAAAAGTCTGTCTGTAAAGGtattttagtatatttttcAGGTAAATCACTGCTAACGTAATTTTCATCAAGATCGCTCCATGTTCTTTCATCATCAAACTCAAACTTACTTCTACTTAGACAAGACATGCTTCTCTGATGGTCTGAAGCTTTTCTAGTCTTTTGTTTTGACAGTGCATTGCAATCTTGGTCTGAAAAGCCAAAGTCAGCACCTCCATTTTTGCCTTCTTTGGTGATGTCTGGAACAGAACGTCCATAATCAAAAAAATCTGGATCACTTTCTCTATGGCTCATAAAAGATGTCTTAGCAtcttcattttcatattttaacgTGGTCTCAAATTCACTCTCAGAATCTGTAGTAGTATCACCACTGCCCTCATCCTTATCTTCATTTACAATCCACTGACTACTTCTtaaagcaggagctgctgttgtgGAAGCTGAAAATATTGCATTGTCCATCTTATTCAATGGATCCTTCATTCTAACAGCTGTTCCAGAATTTGAGACTGTATGCGTAACTGCTCtatcatttttatttccctgtatCATGcaatctgcttttttatttatcttaCTTATAAATTCAACAGCCAGCTCCTTTACTTGTTGCTGCTTTGCCTTGACAGGGGTAGAAGACATTCTACGGCCTTTTAAAGTTTGCTGATCTTGATCTAAAATCCTTTGCACAAATGAGGAATTACTTGAGAAAGATATTTCATCTGCAGCTTGttctagaaaaagaaattcatCTAATTCtaaattctccttttctttttctttttcccagttttccagcttattttgaaatgaaacGTCAAAAGACAGTTCTGGGTCTTTAACAGGTTGACCTACAGGACATTTAGAATTAGAAAAGGCACTGGCCAGCTCATGAGATAACTGAGGCTTTTCTGTGCCAGATAATTTGTTTCCAATTTTACCGGTGTTAGACTTAGCAAATTCTACTacattctctttattttctattttgttgttaatttcTGATGGAAAGGAATCCCTCATCTGTCCATCATGATTTTTTCCTGGTTGCATTCTTGTTTCTAATGGcaagatattttttctgttgtgattCCTGAGTGCTGGAGTCTTCTGAATAGGACAATGTTTTGCTTTATCAGAGTGGTTATATTTCTGACATGGTGCAAAACGGTTCTCGGGAACCAGTTCTTTGCCAGGAggcataattttcttctgtatttgtgaTCTGTCCACTTTGATAATATTTCTGTCATCTGAAGCCCTCTGTTGAAGCTTTGGGGTGTTTTCTCCAGGTTTTGTCATTTTAGATTTGGCATTAGTGAATCTTCTTAAGCCTTCTCCTCTTTTCAGGAAGGGTCGTTTGATCACTGGTTTTTGAATGGCTGATCCATTTGtttcctgaaaaggaaaagtaaaaatgcaaatgcCCCTTACACAGCTTGAAGATTTCTTCAAATAAACCCCAGACACAAGTAGAAATTTATATGGTATATTTCTACTGAATTTCTAAAGACATCTTAGACAAGTTAAATTTAGGGGacttaatgttttatttttaagaatgtgAATCTTGCATTCAGTGTTAGCTTTTGATGCTAGAATCttgtacatttttaaagcacCTATATCATCTTGGCACAATATATAAAGAataataaagttaaaaaaaaaataataacctgtAACTTCTGATTTTGCTCCAGACGTTGCTCTTCCAGTTGTATCTGTATTTCCAGGAATTCTTCAAATGTCTGTTTCTTCCCCTGAATCGCAGCTTTAATAGGTCTAGtgtaaatttaaaacaaaagtcaaGTCTCACATTTCTGTATAAAATAGTTGTGGTTAATGTCACTGCTATTCAAAGACCTAAGGTGTAACTACATAATTAAAAGATGACAAATAATTAGATACTTTGGTCATTAAGTGTCAAAGTTAATCTGAGCAATGCATTATACCACCATTTACTTCCTGAAAAATTACCAAATCCCTGCTATAGTTAATATAAATCTAAAAGATAGTGTATGGAGGTTTtgctatttcttctttcagtgctttctcAATGACCCTTTCTTCTGCCCAGACTACCAAACTTTCACTTGTATTTTATTCATACTGCCCGTTTCTTCAGTATCACCTTCCCACTCAATGATGCTACAGAgatcttcttccttctctctcccattggtactcctcctcctccttcagagCCTTGTACCAGCTCTGGCTGGGTTGCCATAAgctttcttcatagcagctgATGTtgctgcattttggttttgactACAACAGTGTTGGTAACACAGTAGTGTTTCTGTTATTACTGAACAGTTCTTTGCACAGCACCAGAgccttttatttgctttttcatgctgctttctgctccaAGCAATAAGGCTGAGGCTGGGCAAGAGGCTGAGAGGGGACCAGCCAGAACAGTCAACCTGAATTAACCAAAGGGACACACCATGCCATATAACATGATCAGGAGTAAAAACTGGGGCCTTGGTCTTCCAAAAGTAGCTGTTGTTCAGAGACCAAGTGGGCACTGGTCCGCTTGAGGGAGGTCACGAGTGACAGCCTTTGAGTCACTTGGATTTCCTCCCCCCCCTGCTACTTATCAAACCTTTTTTATCTCAACTGTTTTCTCCAGTTCACTCCTCTGAAACCCTCTCCCATTCTGCTCTGGGAGAGAGAGTGAGCAAGCGACTGGGTAGGTGCTGAGTTGTTGGCTGGGCTCAATCCACCACAGCCTGGAACAAGTACTTCTTGCTTTTGCGACGACCCAGCAGACAAAGCAGAGCTTTACAACAACGCCAACCATTACCTTTACTCCATCAACTCCATAAACGAAGCCTTTACCATACATGAGAAGCTTTCTGCTACAAGCCACTGTTATTACCAGGAGTTATATTTGTTTAAACATCTGTATATGGCtaagaagcaataaaataaaggtCACAGCTTTACACTCCTCCTTAACATTACTACTTCTGCTACCTAACAGTGGATAGGAGGCTGTAATAAATGAATTTGGCACAGTAATTATAACTGCTAATATTATAAGCCTATACTAAAATGTGCTTCTTTCACAGCATAAGCAATTTCAAGCCTGAGCCTCTCTTGCTACAGGTCCCCACACAAATGGAGAATATCAGACTCTTTCAATCAGGACTCAGAATTTAAAAACTCATTACTTATTTGACAAAAATTACATAACAATGGTCTGAATTACCTTTCCTCTGTATTAGTacacaaatgtttttctctgctggaatTTTCCAAGAGATCTGCACTTTCTTCACATAAAGGATCCATGAGATGATCTTCACTGTCACTTATTTCCATCTTTTGTTCTGGACACCACATGTGTTTTcctacaaaattaatttaaattatttttcgTCCTCAACCACAAATCAGTTTTCAGGTCATACTTTAAGCAGCATTCAGATCAGATTGAAAACAGAAGGGATCTTCACAGTAATGTAGTCTGAATTCCTATATGAAGTCCTAAGTTTccactaattatttttttaattggaactttctttttaaagcaacatCCAATTATGTATTAAAATTTTTCCACAGATCTTAAATAACCCATTCTGATTGTTCATCTTCTTCACTATTGTTAATGTATGGTTTAAAAACTATATGTCAAGTAAAAATCAAGTAAAACACTTATAAAAGCTTCACATTAAGTAGTAGAAAATTACATCCAATAActacaagagggaaaaaaaaaacctaccatacaccaagttatttttttataaatgacTAACCAGTAATATCTTCCCCATGTTACAAACAGCTCTGCATTTTCAGAGGCACACCTCGACTTTGTTTCTCACAAGCAGACAGTCCTGAAAGAATGCTGTTAAACTTTGTAAAAAACCAGTCTTGTGTATGTGGAGAAACAACTGAAGCAAAAGCTGTGTCTTCAAAGCAATTCTGACACCCAGATGAGAGCAACTGCTGTAAAGTTGTTAAGTCGGCTGAATGCCCAGGTCTTAGCTTTTGACTTTGAGTTATTAAGAGTATAGCCTTGAAATTGCAAGGGAAAAAATGGCTGTGTCATTGTATTTGTGCCACTGTGCCAACAccacacagcagaaaagaaatggcaCTGAGGTGCAAGGCTGATCACCCAGCCTCCATCCTTACCTTACTGACCAAGGATAAGTGATTAAGCAATCTGAATTCTGCTCTCCTAAGGCTAAGCCCTAAGTTCATTTTCTCAGGtaggcagagagaaagaaaaataataattgaagtcAGGTTGGACTGATACTGCCAGCAGGAGAAAATACCCCTCTCTAAAAGCTTTTTTCAGACCAGCACTGCCTTCTCCCTTTGCACACAGCAAACAAGACTGGAAAACTGATCCAGGTTACAAGTTGTTTTTCAATACAGACAAGCAACATCCATTTAGTCTAGTTCAGTTCAACACCTGAACAAATCTGTGCTGTGTGAGCACAAACAAGGAGGGACCACTTCATTTGGATACACTGACAGTTTCAACCAATCAAAAGTATTGTGAGAAACAGCTaatcagaaaggaaagcaactGTTTTACACTCTCTTCTACTTCAAATATGTTATTCAGAATGAGGGCTCCTATCATGGCACATATTGACCAAGTTACAGCTGGCATTTTATAAAAACTTAATAGTGTTCCTTCTGTAGTATCACTCAACTTGCAGGCACTGAAGGGATGCAGCATTTATCTTTGACTAACCAAGTAGTCTTAAGATGAAGAACACTAAATATACTTTCAaattttaactggaaaatgAGATTAGATTCTTCAGTTTACTCCAAGTCTATCACACACTTGCTTTCTCAACTTACCAAGAACTGCTGTCTGGCCAGACACCATGCTAAGtagcttc carries:
- the CENPJ gene encoding centromere protein J; amino-acid sequence: MLMLHQQIHGNTIYKMPTVEDPSSEQNLIAQWMSNSSRAGVLLDPAFAGLKVNKENQLPGPENITAFAAEVLHLSDSCSLSDDSLCEEAGSPCTLQEYVTETSLPAATCNIETSETDFVHGEVHSQNKSDHSDPLLQKLEQLKELQQQKQEQLKKQQMEQLQRLMEEQQKLLSMVSGQTAVLGKHMWCPEQKMEISDSEDHLMDPLCEESADLLENSSREKHLCTNTEERPIKAAIQGKKQTFEEFLEIQIQLEEQRLEQNQKLQETNGSAIQKPVIKRPFLKRGEGLRRFTNAKSKMTKPGENTPKLQQRASDDRNIIKVDRSQIQKKIMPPGKELVPENRFAPCQKYNHSDKAKHCPIQKTPALRNHNRKNILPLETRMQPGKNHDGQMRDSFPSEINNKIENKENVVEFAKSNTGKIGNKLSGTEKPQLSHELASAFSNSKCPVGQPVKDPELSFDVSFQNKLENWEKEKEKENLELDEFLFLEQAADEISFSSNSSFVQRILDQDQQTLKGRRMSSTPVKAKQQQVKELAVEFISKINKKADCMIQGNKNDRAVTHTVSNSGTAVRMKDPLNKMDNAIFSASTTAAPALRSSQWIVNEDKDEGSGDTTTDSESEFETTLKYENEDAKTSFMSHRESDPDFFDYGRSVPDITKEGKNGGADFGFSDQDCNALSKQKTRKASDHQRSMSCLSRSKFEFDDERTWSDLDENYVSSDLPEKYTKIPLQTDFSSKNDTTLPDKTIKRKVASKRGDEMSKESAADSDSNGPPVSNLMMKLFPSLKPKQKAGCPSEREAKPHVEQEPGGNTVPSQVLRERLAELETEIERFRAENTTLTKLREEREHALASIRKEIADFQQQKAQELAEIEEYKKKELKKLQRERKVFEKYATEARAIPDKKERDEIQALKQQIAELQEDLKRKEAKWSTTHRRLKDQIEALVNENMELKEEIKIMERFRLEAWKKVEAAGSKRKIEDSGMTLKRAESCLPNRGLKSQTSSLLPAQKCSKINGQSYSQVKVGKLSRTPVPVPGSDRSNSEAVMALEDSSRTFMVDTSHEAHVSLPSGSAYTDNEEVQRETSYPDGKVEKVLKNGCHLIFFPNGTCKKVGSDGKTVTITFFNGDVKQILPDQTVIYYYADAKTTHTTYSDGLEVLQFSNGQIEKHYPDGKKEITFPDQTIKNLFTDGQEESIFPDGTVVRVQHDGSKTIEFNNGQRELHTSQFKRREYPDGTVKTVYMNGQQETKYVSGRVRVKDKDGNIIMDTKL